The Bacillaceae bacterium IKA-2 DNA window ACTAATTCAAGAACAACAATCAGCCAGTCATGGTGCCGTTCTTTCTTTTGAATTTCCGACAAAACAAGCGGCAAAAACGTTTGTTGAAAATGTTAAACTTCCTGTCTTTGCGGTTAGTTTAGGAGCGGTAGAAACAATTTTGTCGTATCCTGCAACGATGTCTCACGGTTCAATGCCAAAAGCTGAGCGAGAAAAACGTGGCATTACCGATGGCCTGCTAAGGCTCTCAGTTGGACTAGAAGCTGTCGAAGACTTAATCAATGATTTTAAGCAAGCGCTTGAGGTAGTAAAAAAATAAGTTGGAAAGTTGGAAAGGAAAGGGAAAAATTGGAAGGTTGGAAAGGAAAAGCAAATGCAATAATTCTTAAAGCTTTTGAACTGCCTAAGGAACTAATGACTAACCAACTATTAATTTTTACGTTTAAGTCTTTTGGTCTTTATTCCAACTTTCCAAATTCACTTACAAAAAAAAGCGGTGCTAGTGCTAGCCTCAGAGAGGAAGAGATGATGGGCTTTTTAGAAGATATGAAAACGAAAACGTTAATTGGAGATGGAGCAATTGGGACATTTCTATATTTAAAAGGACTAGACAGCTGTTTTGAAGAGTTAAATTTGACGAATCCTAGTAAAGTAAAGGATGTACATCAAGCTTATATTGATGCGGGTGCAGATATTATTCAAACGAATACTTACGCTGCCAATAAAATTAAGTTAGCTCGTTATGGATTAGAAAATAATGTGACGATCATAAATGAACAAGCAGTAAAGTGTGCCCGAGAGGCCGCCAACGGTAAAGGTGTTTATGTATTGGGGACGATGGGTGGAATTAGAGGCTTTCAAAAACAATCTCAATTATTGAGTGAGATTGTAGAAAGTTTCGAAGAACAATTAGAAAGTTTACTTAAGTGTAATATTGATGGTTTATTGTTGGAGACATTCTATGATTTTGAAGAAATTTCTGAGTGTTTAGCGATTGCTAGAAAAAAAACAGATTTGCCAATCATTGCTCATGTTTCTTTAGATGAAGTAGGGGTACTCCATGGCGGAATACCATTAAATAATGCGCTCTTAGCACTTGAATCTCTTGGCGCTGATGTCGTGGGAATTAATTGTCGAATGGGCCCTTTTCATATGTTGCAATCGTTTGAACAAGTTCCTCTCCTTACTAAAGCTTATTTATCAGCTTATCCAAATGCTAGCTTGCCTGACTATGAAGATGGGCGTCTTGTCTATCAAACGAATCCCCACTATTTTGGTGACAGTGCCAAAAGCTTTGTTGAACAAGGGATAAGGTTGATTGGTGGTTGCTGTGGGACAACGCCAGATCATATTAGAGCTTGTGCTCAAGTAGTCAAAGATCAACCACTGATAACGAAAAAACAAATAAAAGTAAAACCAAAAAAAAGAATTATTTTATTGCCAGAAGAAGCTCAAGAATCGCTTGCTAATATTGCGCTAAGAAGGAAATCAGTAATTGTTGAGCTTGACCCACCAAAAAAATTAAATGTCGATAAATTTATTATCGGAGCGCGAAAATTATCAGAAGCTGGTGTTGATGCCGTTACGTTAGCAGATAATTCATTAGCGTCTCCTAGAGTGTGTAATGCATCAATGGCAGCGATTATAAAACGCGACCATCAAGTTCGGCCACTAGTTCACATTACTTGTCGAGATAGAAATTTAATTGGTTTGCAATCACATTTAATGGGGCTTCATACATTAGGAATTGATCAAATTCTTGCAGTAACTGGTGATCCGACAAAAATCGGTGATTTTCCTGGAGCAACATCAGTTTATGACCTTGCCTCTTTTGATTTTATTCGATTAATTAAACAAATGAATCAAGGCTATTCTTTTTCAGGTAAAGATTTAGGTGCAGCAACTAATTTCACAGTCGCAGCAGCTTTTAATCCTAATGTGAATCATTTAGAGCAGGCAGTTCAAAGATTGGAAAAAAAGCTTGAGTGTGGTGCAGACTACTTTTTAAGTCAACCAGTTTTTTGTATAGAGCAAATTAGGAAAATTTATGAAGCGACTCGGCATATTAAAGCACCAATTTATATTGGCGTGATGCCGTTAACAAGCGCAAAAAACGCAGAATTTCTTCATAATGAGGTGCCAGGTATTAAGCTAACAGATGAAACGAGACATAGAATGGCCCTAGTTGCTAATGACCCAGTGGCATCAGAACAAGAAGGAATTGCAATGGCGAAACAACTAATTGATCAAGTTCATCACTATTTTAATGGACTGTATTTAATTACTCCATTTTTAAGGTATGAAATGACAGTAATCCTAACCGAATATTGGCATACATTGACAGCAAAAGCTAAGAAAATAAAAATTAATGCAGAAAGTTAAAGACAGCATTGAAAGGAAAGGTTCATATGAAATTACAATCATTTCAAGAGCGTTTACAAAAACATATTTTAGTATTAGATGGAGCCATGGGTACAATGCTCCAAAATGCGAACCTGACAGCAGCTGATTTTGGTGGTGACGAATTTGAGGGTTGCAATGAATATTTAAATTTTACAGCACCGTCTGTGATCGAAAATATCCATGAAGCGTATTTAGAAGCTGGAGCAGATATTATCGAAACAAATACGTTTGGGGCGACAAATATTGTTTTAGCTGATTATGATTTAGAGAATTTAGCAGAAGAGCTAAATGAAAAAGCAGCGAAAATTGCCAAGGCTGCCACAAAAAAATATTCAACAGAGACGTGGCCAAGATATGTTGCAGGGT harbors:
- a CDS encoding bifunctional homocysteine S-methyltransferase/methylenetetrahydrofolate reductase, with translation MGFLEDMKTKTLIGDGAIGTFLYLKGLDSCFEELNLTNPSKVKDVHQAYIDAGADIIQTNTYAANKIKLARYGLENNVTIINEQAVKCAREAANGKGVYVLGTMGGIRGFQKQSQLLSEIVESFEEQLESLLKCNIDGLLLETFYDFEEISECLAIARKKTDLPIIAHVSLDEVGVLHGGIPLNNALLALESLGADVVGINCRMGPFHMLQSFEQVPLLTKAYLSAYPNASLPDYEDGRLVYQTNPHYFGDSAKSFVEQGIRLIGGCCGTTPDHIRACAQVVKDQPLITKKQIKVKPKKRIILLPEEAQESLANIALRRKSVIVELDPPKKLNVDKFIIGARKLSEAGVDAVTLADNSLASPRVCNASMAAIIKRDHQVRPLVHITCRDRNLIGLQSHLMGLHTLGIDQILAVTGDPTKIGDFPGATSVYDLASFDFIRLIKQMNQGYSFSGKDLGAATNFTVAAAFNPNVNHLEQAVQRLEKKLECGADYFLSQPVFCIEQIRKIYEATRHIKAPIYIGVMPLTSAKNAEFLHNEVPGIKLTDETRHRMALVANDPVASEQEGIAMAKQLIDQVHHYFNGLYLITPFLRYEMTVILTEYWHTLTAKAKKIKINAES